A single Cyclopterus lumpus isolate fCycLum1 chromosome 3, fCycLum1.pri, whole genome shotgun sequence DNA region contains:
- the phospho2 gene encoding pyridoxal phosphate phosphatase PHOSPHO2 isoform X1 has product MKTLMVFDFDHTVVDDNSDTWVIKCLPGQTLPDSVKNSYRKGHWTEFMGSVMNYIGDQKVSPERVRSVMETIPFTAGMTDLLTFISDHKSTVDCIVISDSNTVFIDWILHASGLQAAVDQVFTNPAKFNELGYMEVQCYHSHDCARCPVNLCKRRVLERYLSEQCDGGVEYERVLYAGDGGNDLCPTSCLRGRDVVMPRKGFTLERLLAKLEDNASLSAKVIAWTSGTDILQELKASMQS; this is encoded by the exons ATGAAGACTCTGATGGTGTTCGATTTCGACCACACTGTGGTGGATGACAACAGTGACACTTGGGTGATTAA ATGCCTTCCAGGTCAGACTCTTCCGGACTCTGTGAAGAATTCCTACAGAAAAGGCCACTGGACCGAGTTCATGGGCAGCGTGATGAACTACATAG GAGACCAGAAGGTCAGTCCGGAGAGGGTCCGCAGTGTGATGGAGACCATCCCCTTCACCGCTGGAATGACGGACTTGTTGACGTTCATATCGGACCACAAGAGCACCGTTGACTGCATCGTCATCTCTGACTCCAACACCGTGTTCATAGACTGGATCCTCCACGCCTCCGGCCTCCAGGCGGCCGTCGACCAGGTCTTCACCAACCCGGCGAAGTTCAACGAGCTTGGCTACATGGAGGTGCAGTGTTACCACTCCCACGACTGCGCCCGCTGCCCCGTCAACCTCTGCAAGAGAAGAGTCCTGGAGCGGTACCTGTCAGAGCAGTGCGACGGGGGCGTGGAGTACGAGCGGGTGTTGTACGCCGGTGATGGCGGGAACGACCTctgtcccacttcctgtctgagggGGCGCGATGTCGTGATGCCCAGGAAGGGCTTCACCCTGGAGAGACTGCTGGCCAAACTGGAAGACAACGCTTCTCTGAGTGCTAAAGTCATAGCCTGGACCAGCGGCACTGACATCCTCCAGGAGCTGAAAGCCAGCATGCAGTCGTAA
- the phospho2 gene encoding pyridoxal phosphate phosphatase PHOSPHO2 isoform X2, with amino-acid sequence MTTVTLGCLPGQTLPDSVKNSYRKGHWTEFMGSVMNYIGDQKVSPERVRSVMETIPFTAGMTDLLTFISDHKSTVDCIVISDSNTVFIDWILHASGLQAAVDQVFTNPAKFNELGYMEVQCYHSHDCARCPVNLCKRRVLERYLSEQCDGGVEYERVLYAGDGGNDLCPTSCLRGRDVVMPRKGFTLERLLAKLEDNASLSAKVIAWTSGTDILQELKASMQS; translated from the exons ATGACAACAGTGACACTTGG ATGCCTTCCAGGTCAGACTCTTCCGGACTCTGTGAAGAATTCCTACAGAAAAGGCCACTGGACCGAGTTCATGGGCAGCGTGATGAACTACATAG GAGACCAGAAGGTCAGTCCGGAGAGGGTCCGCAGTGTGATGGAGACCATCCCCTTCACCGCTGGAATGACGGACTTGTTGACGTTCATATCGGACCACAAGAGCACCGTTGACTGCATCGTCATCTCTGACTCCAACACCGTGTTCATAGACTGGATCCTCCACGCCTCCGGCCTCCAGGCGGCCGTCGACCAGGTCTTCACCAACCCGGCGAAGTTCAACGAGCTTGGCTACATGGAGGTGCAGTGTTACCACTCCCACGACTGCGCCCGCTGCCCCGTCAACCTCTGCAAGAGAAGAGTCCTGGAGCGGTACCTGTCAGAGCAGTGCGACGGGGGCGTGGAGTACGAGCGGGTGTTGTACGCCGGTGATGGCGGGAACGACCTctgtcccacttcctgtctgagggGGCGCGATGTCGTGATGCCCAGGAAGGGCTTCACCCTGGAGAGACTGCTGGCCAAACTGGAAGACAACGCTTCTCTGAGTGCTAAAGTCATAGCCTGGACCAGCGGCACTGACATCCTCCAGGAGCTGAAAGCCAGCATGCAGTCGTAA